A DNA window from Cutaneotrichosporon cavernicola HIS019 DNA, chromosome: 2 contains the following coding sequences:
- a CDS encoding uncharacterized protein (Peptidase dimerisation domain), with product MEKHLPQPASTPARRGWSPVRVTLACLLAIAAVITLAPRCPHLHLKSEVGKVQAHCPAQPAPLHPPSTIQWDDESRAESIELFRAAVRIPTQSYDDNGEPGEDVRWAPFYDFIDWLQDAFPVAWKAANVELINTLGIVATFQGSDTSLKPLLLMAHYDVVPVPNNTYDRWTHGPFSADLADGWVFGRGSADDKSLLVSQWEAITHLLNSGYTPRRTVIITHGFDEEEVHARRGQGQIAPFLEKRYGANGLLMVVDEGSGVGDLFGGHFALPGTGEKGYLDIVMRVGTEGGHSSVAPPHTGIGIMSQIINALEADPFKTKLTPDSPLLQGLACVAQAPDAPKEWKKLLKSSKGWAKLAAGFAKVGAMQRALVSTTTAVDVVRGGVKVNALPELVEAYVNFRIDFSESLKSTKDHVERIAAKIAKKHDLEFRAWSGEANPASGRFVTLEVFGAPLEPAPNTPTSGGVWDLFAGTVRAAMGEDLVIAPFATTGNTDCKMYYNLTKHVYRFMGASMDSMANIHTVDERFEAAEHHRTVDWIHALIQNADSYNGPQ from the exons ATGGAAAAGCATCTTCCACAGCCAGCCTCGACCCCGGCGCGCCGCGGATGGTCGCCTGTGCGTGTAACTTTGGCATGTCTACTCGCCATTGCCGCTGTCATTACTTTAGCGCCCCGGTGCCCGCACTTGCACTTGAAGTCTGAGGTGGGAAAGGTGCAAGCGCACTGCCCGGCCCAACCGGCccccctccatcccccGTCGACTATTCAGTGGGATGACGAATCACGCGCCGAGTCCATCGAGCTGTTCCGTGCGGCCGTCCGCATCCCGACGCAGAGCTACGACGATAATGGCGAGCCGGGGGAGGATGTGCGCTGGGCGCCGTTCTACGACTTTATTGACTGGCTCCAAGACGCGTTTCCTGTGGCGTGGAAGGCGGCCAACGTCGAGCTAATTAATA CCCTCGGGATCGTGGCGACGTTCCAAGGGTCCGACACGAGTTTGAAGCCGCTTCTCCT AATGGCACACTACGACGTCGTCCCCGTCCCGAATAACACTTATGACCGCTGGACACACGGTCCGTTCAGCGCCGACCTAGCCGACGGATGGGTGTTTGGCCGCGGGTCCGCAGACGATAAATCTCTCCTCGTGTCCCAATGGGAAGCCAtcacccatctcctcaACTCGGGCTACACGCCGCGCCGCACCGTGATAATCACCCACGGcttcgacgaggaggaagtcCATGCGCGCCGTGGACAAGGCCAAATCGCCCCCTTCCTTGAAAAACGGTACGGCGCCAACGGGCTGCTcatggtcgtcgacgaggggTCCGGGGTGGGAGACCTGTTCGGTGGCCACTTTGCTCTTCCAGGCACTGGCGAGAAGGGGTATCTCGATATTGTGATGCGTGTCGGGACAGAGGGCGGACACTCGTCGGTTGCCCCGCCGCATACGGGGATTGGAATTATGAGCCAGATTATTAACGCTCTCGAAGCCGACCCGTTCAAGACTAAACTCACCCCCGactctcctcttcttcaaGGCTTGGCATGTGTCGCTCAAGCTCCAGACGCACCCAAGGAGTGGAAAAAACTCCTCAAGAGTTCAAAGGGATGGGCGAAATTGGCCGCAGGCTTTGCAAAGGTTGGAGCCATGCAGCGCGCCCTCGTTTCAACAACTACCGCCGTCGATGTCGTTCGAGGCGGAGTCAAGGTCAATGCCCTCCCTGAACTTGTTGAGGCGTACGTCAACTTCCGCATCGACTTTTCAGAGAGCCTCAAGAGTACCAAAGACCATGTTGAGCGTATTGCCGCCAAGATTGCCAAGAAACACGACCTAGAGTTCCGCGCCTGGAGCGGCGAGGCTAACCCCGCCTCGGGCCGCTTTGTTACCCTCGAAGTCTTTGGAGCGCCACTCGAGCCCGCACCCAATACCCCTACAAGCGGAGGAGTCTGGGATCTCTTTGCTGGTACTGTTCGCGCGGCCATGGGCGAGGACCTCGTGATTGCGCCGTTCGCCACTACTGGCAATACCGACTGCAAGATGTACTACAACCTCACCAAACACGTTTACCGCTTCATGGGCGCCAGCATGGACAGCATGGCTAACATCCACACCGTTGACGAGCGGTTCGAGGCGGCAGAGCACCACCGGACCGTCGACTGGATCCATGCCCTTATCCAGAACGCCGACTCGTACAATGGTCCGCAGTAG
- the PFA4 gene encoding uncharacterized protein (DHHC palmitoyltransferase), which produces MIPFNLCVAMVWWNYRLCVITPPGHVPAGWRPDASGEGIEVKRGNYAPRYCKMCDHFKPPRAHHCRQCKTCVLKLDHHCPWIANCVGFYNHGHFIRFLLWVDIATTFHLVLMAGKVYEFVKEPWMEPTLTELLMMVFNFAACVPVWLCVGMFSIYHVWLVSSNTTTIERWEKDKVSTLVRRGKITAIRFPYNVGFMGNMRSVLGPRWYTWLWPQQMQGTGLSYAVNPEAGESSVQYMWPPREQHSEPVPLPMGSPFVYGDGFNPALKASSGARRARDGCATYTAPWETAVDEDGNAIDDESDGTSSTPEFYLSDYDDEDEPLAYTSARVRRGSEGWEVRPASVGGGGPAGWNAGVAQLDALAQAHTNAQYPWQRPGRYNVYSDEV; this is translated from the exons ATGATTCCATTCAA CCTATGCGTTGCAATGGTATGGTGGAACTACCGCCTCTGTGTAATCACGCCACCAGGCCACGTTCCAGCCGGCTGGCGGCCCGACGCGAGCGGAGAAGGCATCGAAGTCAAGAGGGGCAACTATGCCCCGCGTTACTGCAAGATGTGCGATCACTTcaagccgccgcgcgcacaTCATTGCCGACAGTGCAAGACTTGTGTCTTGAAG CTCGACCACCACTGCCCTTGGATCGCTAACT gcgTAGGGTTTTATAACCACGGTCACTTTATTCGATTCCTCCTCTGGGTCGATATCGCTACCACGTttcacctcgtcctcatgGCAGGAAAGGTGTACGAGTTCGTCAAGGAGCCTTGG atgGAGCCCACACTCACGGAACTCCTCATGATGGTGTTCAACTTCGCAGCGTGTGTCCCGGTCTGGCTCTGCGTCGGCATGTTCTCAATCTACCACGTCTGGCTAGTTTCAAGCAACACAACAACCATCGAGCGCTgggagaaggacaaggtATCCACCCTCGTGCGACGGGGCAAGATCACCGCCATCCGCTTCCCCTACAACGTCGGCTTCATGGGCAACATGCGCTCGGTCCTGGGTCCCCGGTGGTATACGTGGCTGTGGCCGCAACAAATGCAGGGCACGGGGTTGAGCTATGCAGTCAACCCCGAGGCGGGCG AATCGAGTGTACAGTACATGTGGCCGCCCCGAGAGCAGCATTCCGAGCCCGTCCCGCTGCCCATGGGTTCACCGTTTGTGTACGGCGACGGCTTCAATCCCGCCCTCAAGGCGAGTAGTGGCGCCAGAAGAGCGAGGGATGGATGCGCGACGTACACGGCGCCATGGGAGACTGCggtggatgaggacggGAACGCgattgacgacgagagcgacggcacgtcctcgacaccaGAGTTCTACCTGAGCGATtatgacgacgaggacgagccgctCGCGTACacgtcggcgcgcgtgcggcgtGGCAgcgaggggtgggaggtgcGGCCGGCTAGtgttggcggtggcggtcCGGCGGGGTGGAACGCGGGTGTTGCCCaactcgacgcgctggcgcAGGCCCACACCAACGCGCAGTATCCCTGGCAGCGACCGGGGCGGTACAACGTATACTCTGATGAGGTATAG
- a CDS encoding uncharacterized protein (Aldo/keto reductase family) has protein sequence MSSGKTIELKNTAQPGLKIPQIGFGTWQSAPGEVEKAVAEALKAGYRHIDAALIYQNQPEVGEGIKNAGVPREEIFITSKLWNNSHRPERIEADLDRTLKELGTDYLDLYLIHWPVPFKPGNDLFPKEDGQLAIDWDAPSISETWKEVVRIFKETKKVRAVGVSNFTISHLEQIIKATGEVPSMNQIEVNPNIIQDDLYKYCADKGITITAYSPLGNNVTGKARAVDADVVKEAAKRVDRDVGQVLIAWAAKQGFVVIPKSVTPSRIASNFQTFELGDNEFQEISAWGHKNRVRSNTPCEYNPRWPIDVFGEAVEQQYKKVW, from the exons ATGTCGAGCGGAAAGACTATCGAGCT TAAAAACACGGCTCAGCCCGGCCTCAAGATCCCCCAGATCGGCTTCGGCACCTGGCAGTCAGCACccggcgaggtcgagaaggc cgtcgccgaggccctcAAGGCTGGTTACAGGCACATTGACGCGGCTCTCATCTACCAGAACCAGCCcgaggttggggagggtATCAAGAATGCCGGCGTCCCTCGCGAAGAGATTTTCATCACCTCCAAGCTCTGGAACAACAGCCACCGTCCGGAGCGgatcgaggccgacctcgaccgcacgctcaaggagctcggcacCGACTACCTTGACCTGTACCTCATCCACTGGCCCGTTCCCTTCAAGCCCGGCAATGATCTTTTCCCCAAGGAAGACGGCCAGCTGGCTATCGACTGGGACGCGCCCTCGATCTCAGAGACTTGGAAGGAGGTTGTGCGTATCTTCAAGGAAACTAAGAAGGtgcgcgccgtcggcgtgTCCAACTTTACCATCTCGCACCTCGAGCAGATCATCAAGGCTACTGGCGAAGTGCCCTCTATGAACCAGATCGAGGTCAACCCCAACATCATCCAGGACGACCTGTACAAGTACTGCGCGGACAAGGGCATCACCATCACGGCGTACTCGCCTCTCGGTAACAACGTGACTGGCAaggcgcgcgccgtcgacgccgacgtcgttaaggaggctgccaagcgcgtcgaccgcgaTGTCGGCCAGGTCCTCATTGCGTGGGCGGCCAAACAGGGCTTTGTGGTCATTCCCAAGTCTGTTACGCCGTCGCGTATCGCGTCCAACTTCCAGACGtttgagcttggcgacaaCGAGTTCCAGGAGATTAGCGCGTGGGGCCACAAGAACCGCGTTCGCTCCAACACGCCCTGCGAGTACAACCCTCG TTGGCCAATCGACGTGTTTGGTGAGGCGGTTGAGCAGCAGTACAAGAAGGTGTGGTAG
- the ibp1 gene encoding uncharacterized protein (Rhodanese-like protein) produces MSLTPVFRYINAEEMAAIIKASPDGVGKDWAVVDVRDDDFVGGNIVGALNYPSDTLLAKLDELVKLMEGVPKVVFHCALSQVRGPKAARRYAEARSLLLKDAPAQDILVLREGFSGFQSRYRNDKQLVEKFNKYYHD; encoded by the exons ATGTCCCTCACTCCCGTGTTTCGGTATAtcaacgccgag GAAATGGCGGCGATCATCAAGGCCAGCCCCGATGGCGTGGGGAAGGATTgggccgtcgtcgatgtGCGCGATGATGACTTTGTT ggcGGCAACATCGTCGGCGCTCTCAATTACCCCAGTGACACGCTGttggccaagctcgacgagcttgtcaagCTCATGGAAGGAG taCCAAAGGTTGTCTTCC ACTGCGCCCTCTCCCAAGTTCG CGGTCCCAAGGCTGCAAGGCGGTACGCTGAGGCCCGCTCTCTGCTGCTCAAAGATGCGCCGGCGCAGGACATCCTAGTCCTCCGCGAGGGTTTCTCCGGCTTCCAGTCACGGTACCGC AACGACAAGCAGCTCGTGGAAAAGTTCAACAAGTACTACCACGACTAA
- the GRX5 gene encoding uncharacterized protein (Glutaredoxin): protein MFARAGLRTLRTLPATPVARVSAAIAQRRLLSDQARKLIDHAVQENPLVVFMKGTPDAPQCGFSRAVVQILDVQGVPREKVLAFNCLEDPELREGIKEYSDWPTIPQVYVKGEFVGGCDIMVSMHQSGELEDLLVKEGLAPPIEEAKDAEAKEEK from the exons ATGTTTGCCCGCGCCGGTCTTCGTACACTC cgtACCCTCCCCGCTACGCCTGTTGCGCGCGTCTCTGCGGCTATTGCGCAGCGTCGTCTCCTCTCGGACCAGGCGAGGAAACTCATCGACCAT gccGTCCAGGAGAACCCCCTCGTCGTGTTCATGAAGGGTACACCCGACGCGCCTCAGTGCGGCTTCTCCCGCGCTGTCGTTCagatcctcgacgtccaGGGTGTGCCCCGCGAGAAGGTCCTGGCCTTCAACTGCCTCGAGGACcccgagctgcgcgagggTATCAAGGAGTACAG TGACTGGCCCACCATCCCCCAGGTCTACGTCAAGGGCGAGTTCGTGGGCGGCTGTGACATTATGGTTTCCA TGCACCAGTCGGGCGAGCTCGAAGACTtgctcgtcaaggagggtCTTGCGCCGCCtatcgaggaggccaaggacgccgaggccaaggaggagaagtAA
- a CDS encoding uncharacterized protein (pathway-specific nitrogen regulator), with product MSDQAESSRTAHNDYPPAKKLKFSRSRTACFQCRHRKSKCGAQPPDPCPNCIEAELPCTWPTEDGRSSKARLQRYRNQQLGVNKPPELAEGWLDRLLAGSALGNGMMEGMTPAMTLTELPLMSQAPILPTIPQVGNTPVDPAQFVWAVSSRLPTVEDASPLDGASGPSPRREPDRLVKVSWWRPHGKTAIAPGLKRYTLKVRVHTPQESWEKGSPSVTVSTGTGEVAQELIGPDGAPSVPIMRHLLEVFATHFGCQFPFVDRADLEAKLEAHTASVFLLLSIAAIAARFSSHPVIARPDLQPYEYGNVFYTRAKAMLGSMLGIPSREAVAAFVLLAHMGFAADSESEVWMMTGLAVRMAIDAGLHVNPPPDSAMSAEDRRLNRLVFTSVLLMDYALAFGVGRQTTFRPEDISQTLPTAEDLSPSGENGPRSPFPFAARMMLSYGPLINSLNRVRGGDRDYFAARAACISEYSALPPDMQWNVANLQRHARAYQGSIFLHLHLWMHTILASEFLTGTKGSSSLWRNSVRTIGDILVLSDIIDPHAYFALPFTNQAWFVAGCCYVKEIEMSASRAHSPASPDHPGVEEGSESGSESPPPMDMSRALLASVATTNINTLKGGLQKLARYWYGAEWIAGTLQQRIEGMHDVDLGVVRENFASYVSMPDAGAAIGEGQSNQVDIGLDFLALPFDLAEGGATETDVPIPLFPYALS from the exons ATGTCTGACCAAGCCGAGTCGTCACGCACAGCGCACAACGACTACCCGCCCGCCAAGAAACTCAAGTTTtcacgctcgcgcacgGCGTGTTTCCAG TGCCGACACCGCAAGTCGAAATGCGGCGCGCAGCCACCAGATCCATGCCCGAACTGCATCGAAGCCGAACTCCCATGTACCTGGCCGACCGAGGATGGACGTTCCTCCAAAGCTCGTCTACAGCGGTACAGGAACCAGCAGCTGGGCGTTAACAAGCCCCCCGAATTGGCCGAGGGGTGGTTGGACCGCCTGCTGGCTGGCAGCGCTTTGGGGAATGGCATGATGGAAGGCATGACGCCAGCAATGACGCTGACAGAGCTCCCATTGATGAGCCAGGCGCCAATATTGCCCACGATCCCACAAGTTGGGAATACGCCGGTCGATCCTGCGCAGTTTGTGTGGGCGGTCAGTTCGCGCCTCCCAACTGTGGAAGATGCGTCGCCACTCGATGGAGCGTCTGGCCCGTCGCCAAGGCGCGAGCCAGATCGTCTAGTCAAGGTATCGTGGTGGCGGCCACATGGG AAAACGGCCATTGCGCCGGGATTGAAGCGATACACCCTCAAAGTACGGGTACACACACCACAGGAGAGTTGGGAGAAGGGCTCTCCTTCCGTGACGGTCAGCACTGGCACTGGGGAGGTGGCACAAGAGTTGATCGGACCAGACGGCGCGCCGAGTGTCCCAATCATGCGGCACCTGCTCGAGGTGTTCGCGACGCACTTTGGGTGTCAATTCCCCTTCGTGgaccgcgccgacctcgaagcCAAGCTGGAAGCGCATACCGCGTCCgtcttccttcttcttTCCATCGCGGCGATCGCAGCGCGGTTTAGCTCTCACCCAGTCATTGCGCGTCCCGACCTCCAGCCATATGAGTATGGCAATGTTTTCTACACCCGCGCAAAAGCTATGCTGGGGAGCATGTTGGGGATCCCGTCGCGTGAGGCAGTCGCAGCATTCGTGTTGCTCGCCCATATGGGCTTCGCGGCCGACTCGGAGAGCGAGGTGTGGATGATGACTGGCCTGGCGGTCCGCATGGCGATTGACGCCGGCCTCCATGTC AACCCGCCTCCCGACTCGGCGATGAGTGCCGAGGACCGCCGGCTCAACCGACTCGTATTCACCAGCGTGCTACTCATGGACTATGCCCTTGCATTCGGGGTAGGACGACAGACGACCTTCCGGCCCGAGGATATCTCGCAGACCCTTCCTACAGCGGAAGATCTCAGTCCGAGTGGCGAGAACGgaccgcgctcgccatTCCCCTTCGCAGCGCGCATGATGCTCTCGTACGGACCCCTCATTAACAGTCTCAACCGCGTGCGCGGCGGAGATAGAGATTACTTCGCCGCCCGGGCTGCGTGTATTAGCGAATACTCGGCCCTCCCACCCGACATGCAATGGAACGTGGCAAA TCTCCAGCGCCATGCCCGCGCATACCAGGGCAGTatcttcctccacctccatctGTGGATGCACACCATCCTCGCATCAGAGTTCTTGACCGGCACGAAAGGCTCGTCGAGTCTATGGCGTAACTCTGTCCGTACGATTGGCGACATATTGGTCTTGTCGGACATTATCGACCCACACGCCTACTTTGCTCTCCCATTTACCAACCAGGCATGGTTCGTGGCGGGATGCTGCTACGTcaaggagattgagatGTCGGCGTCCCGTGCTCATTCTCCTGCTTCTCCCGACCATCCGGGGGTAGAAGAAGGCTCGGAATCGGGAAGCGAATCACCTCCGCCAATGGACATGTcgcgcgccctcctcgcctcggtCGCCACTACCAATATCAACACTCTCAAGGGAGGACTGCAGAAACTCGCTCGGTACTGGTACGGCGCCGAGTGGATCGCGGGGACCCTCCAGCAGCGCATTGAGGGGATGCACGATGTCGATCTCGGGGTCGTGAGAGAGAATTTTGCCAGTTACGTCTCTATGCCCGATGCGGGGGCTGCGATTGGCGAGGGCCAAAGTAATCAAGTGGACATCGGACTCGACTTTCTCGCTCTCCCATTTGATCTCGCGGAGGGTGGGGCGACGGAGACGGATGTGCCGATCCCGTTGTTCCCTTATGCCTTGAGCTAG
- a CDS encoding uncharacterized protein (nam9 protein, mitochondrial) — translation MPVRPIHKRGPMSLARNIPRLSWDRENLFNIWLRTNAESPLYRETQFNRSTKTIFQQRWTAKRLMQGYHAEHMGTKKFQRWFLPEILPTVRHGDEVKRTNDLAKWVEGKEKAGGRTIAEKLMAETAEAARSPVGSLMWSEVERRLDVLIFRSCFATSVWQARSYITQGHVKVNGYVVRNANVQLKPGDIFSINPSAIPMLKKIDHEQKPRFRKNVTEVDAKAQARAVKDAGAAVAAEIEAAEGAEEGASTEAGEGAEAAAESEAAVEVEAEAEAEATENKFKEVKAEKRAAISADENKGTFFYLPEYASPHIFVPAYIMPSFLTCSAVYVRHPTSRPGYSEIPTPYDADGPLQSLTWEWFQQVAPRMKPKRRARLMNPQRTQDRRP, via the exons ATGCCAGTCCGCCCGATCCACAAGCGCGGGCCAATGAGCCTGGCCCGCAACATCCCGCGTCTG TCGTGGGACCGCGAGAACCTCTTCAACATCTGGCTGCGTACCAATGCCGAGTCGCCGCTCTACCGCGAAACGCAGTTCAACCGTTCCACCAAGACCATCTTCCAGCAGCGTTGGACAGCCAAGCGGCTCATGCAGGGCTACCACGCCGAGCACATGGGGACAAAGAAGTTCCAGCGTTGGTTCCTGCCCGAGATTCTGCCGACGGTGCGacacggcgacgaggtcaagcgGACAAACGACCTGGCCAAGTGggtcgagggcaaggagaaggctggAGGACGCACGATTGCCGAAAAGCTCATGGCTGAGACGGCTGAGGCGGCGCGTTCGCCAGTCGGTTCGCTCATGTGGTCCGAAGTCGAGCGGCGACTGGATGTCCTCATCTTCCGCTCTTGCTTTGCGACCTCGGTGTGGCAGGCACGCTCATACATTACCCAGGGACACGTCAAGGTCAACGGCTATGTT GTTCGTAACGCCAACGTCCAGCTCAAGCCTGGGGACATTTTCTCAATCAACCCCTCCGCGATCCCGATGCTGAAGAAGATCGACCACGAGCAGAAGCCGCGGTTTAGGAAAAACGtcaccgaggtcgacgccaaggcaCAGGCGCGGGCGGTTAAGGACGCTGGTGCggccgtcgctgccgagatcgaggctgcggagggagccgaggagggcgccTCTACAGAGGCTGGGGAGGGCGCtgaagcggcggcggagagcgaggcggccgttgaggttgaagccgaggccgaggctgaggcgaCCGAGAACAAGTtcaaggaggtcaaggccgagaagcgTGCCGCCATCTCCGCCGATGAGAACAAGGGCACCTTTTTCTACCTCCCCGAATACGCGTCTCCGCACATCTTTGTGCCAGCATACATCATGCCGTCGTTCCTCACCTGCTCGGCAGTCTACGTGCGCCACCCTACCTCGCGGCCAGGCTACTCTGAAATCCCTACGCCgtacgacgccgacgggcCTCTCCAGTCGCTCACTTGGGAGTGGTTCCAGCAGGTCGCACCGCGCATGAAGCccaagcgccgcgcgcgtcTCATGAACCCCCAGCGCACGCAGGACAGGCGGCCATAG